From a single Methylacidiphilum kamchatkense Kam1 genomic region:
- a CDS encoding P-II family nitrogen regulator yields MDSLLKIEAIVKPFKLGEIRKNLFKEEIFSITIYKVKGLEEEENRIEKYRGDEYFPVLKTLYKLEIVVHKNKLQTILTALDNIINIDKNSGGKITITPISRVYLIVATSSLTKKHISQLPQTSILF; encoded by the coding sequence ATGGATTCTTTGCTGAAAATAGAGGCGATCGTCAAACCTTTTAAACTAGGGGAAATAAGAAAAAATTTATTCAAAGAAGAGATCTTTTCTATTACAATTTATAAAGTTAAAGGTTTAGAGGAAGAAGAAAATAGAATCGAAAAATATAGAGGCGACGAATATTTCCCAGTATTAAAAACACTCTATAAATTAGAAATTGTTGTCCACAAAAACAAGCTGCAAACGATCCTTACTGCGCTTGATAATATTATAAATATAGACAAAAACTCAGGTGGCAAAATAACTATTACTCCTATCTCTAGGGTTTATCTGATCGTTGCCACTAGTTCCTTGACCAAGAAACATATTTCACAGCTACCCCAAACCTCTATCCTATTTTAA
- a CDS encoding isochorismatase family protein, which produces MIDLQDKLLSVMENRDRVVQKAVQIVKLAKLFSLPLYITEQVPEKLGTTCKEILEVAGEVPRLSKNTFSASPVLPADIPKNILVCGIETHICVRQTVYDLRMRDKTPYVLGDAISSRNQIDHQLGIEEMRQDRVLISSVEAIAWEMIEKAEGDFFKEFLSILK; this is translated from the coding sequence TTGATCGATCTTCAGGATAAACTTTTATCTGTGATGGAGAATCGGGATAGGGTTGTGCAGAAAGCCGTACAGATTGTCAAATTGGCAAAATTATTTTCACTACCTCTTTATATCACCGAGCAGGTACCTGAAAAATTAGGTACGACTTGTAAGGAGATTCTTGAAGTAGCTGGAGAAGTTCCTAGGCTCTCGAAAAATACGTTTTCGGCAAGCCCCGTCTTGCCTGCTGATATTCCAAAAAATATTCTTGTCTGCGGAATAGAAACTCATATCTGCGTACGCCAAACAGTGTACGATCTGAGAATGAGAGATAAGACCCCTTATGTGTTAGGAGATGCTATTAGTTCAAGAAATCAAATTGACCATCAGTTGGGGATAGAAGAGATGAGGCAGGATAGAGTTTTGATTAGTTCAGTTGAAGCGATAGCATGGGAAATGATCGAAAAAGCTGAAGGAGACTTTTTCAAGGAATTTCTTTCTATTTTAAAATAG
- a CDS encoding ribokinase: protein MLWIIGSCNIDVTVKVERFPKEGETVLALESHISVGGKGANQAVGAAVWKIKPKLIASVGSDPFGQQVFQTLQQYGVDTSFIVASDKHPTGMAWIEVDKIGNNRITVVPGANADLLAGQILPKLVSLKETDYVLAQLEIPVKSVESSFAYAKRKGATTILNLSPSFEGLEVLLSLTDLLVLNEKEYCQLTKISSFLETMEEAKAHFFRYGITALVVTAGELGAFLSMKNRSFVHFPSPKVQVVDSSGAGDAFLGTFSAWMEMGKSIEEALKASVISGSLACCRLGTMNAIPDPKQVLQLLKNGI, encoded by the coding sequence ATGCTCTGGATCATAGGAAGTTGTAATATCGATGTGACAGTCAAAGTAGAAAGGTTCCCTAAAGAAGGAGAAACAGTCCTAGCTCTAGAATCACATATTTCTGTTGGGGGAAAAGGAGCAAATCAAGCGGTGGGAGCAGCTGTATGGAAAATCAAGCCGAAGCTTATAGCCTCTGTCGGAAGTGATCCTTTTGGCCAGCAAGTATTTCAGACACTCCAGCAATATGGAGTGGATACGTCCTTTATTGTAGCATCTGACAAGCATCCTACTGGCATGGCATGGATAGAAGTAGATAAAATTGGCAACAACCGGATCACAGTTGTTCCCGGAGCTAATGCCGATCTCCTTGCTGGACAAATCCTCCCAAAATTGGTTTCTTTAAAAGAGACCGATTATGTATTAGCTCAGTTAGAGATTCCTGTGAAGTCCGTCGAATCGTCGTTTGCCTATGCGAAAAGAAAAGGAGCGACAACTATTTTGAATCTTTCTCCCTCTTTCGAAGGACTCGAAGTTCTTCTATCTTTAACCGATTTGCTAGTGCTTAATGAGAAGGAATACTGTCAATTGACTAAGATTTCTTCGTTTTTGGAAACTATGGAAGAAGCTAAAGCCCATTTTTTCCGTTATGGAATCACTGCATTGGTTGTAACAGCAGGAGAATTAGGTGCATTTCTGTCTATGAAAAATAGATCCTTTGTCCATTTCCCAAGCCCTAAAGTTCAGGTTGTAGATAGTTCTGGTGCTGGAGATGCTTTTTTGGGAACATTCAGTGCTTGGATGGAAATGGGAAAATCCATAGAAGAAGCTCTGAAAGCTTCTGTAATTTCTGGCTCTTTAGCCTGTTGCCGTTTAGGAACGATGAATGCTATTCCAGATCCCAAGCAAGTGTTGCAACTTTTGAAAAATGGCATATAG
- a CDS encoding class I SAM-dependent methyltransferase, protein MERTLEPELMLDPHQALAYASADFSTAHQAVIERFAAIFSAFNEGLVLDMGCGTADISIRFAKRFPRAKIIGVDGSPSMLSIGRKRIEEYHLSHSIQLFEGVIPTWSYPAPFDVLLSNSLLHHLPRLTLVWQAIKKYAKKGAFIFFVDLIRPESIEKARLLTESYVGNAPFLLKRDFFNSLLASFTIEEISQEIQSKNLSFTVEQISDFHFMIHGIFNG, encoded by the coding sequence ATGGAAAGAACGCTTGAGCCTGAACTAATGCTGGATCCTCATCAAGCTTTAGCCTATGCTTCGGCAGACTTTTCCACTGCTCATCAGGCAGTTATCGAGCGATTTGCCGCCATTTTTTCTGCTTTTAATGAAGGTTTAGTTCTCGATATGGGCTGTGGGACAGCTGACATTTCCATTCGCTTTGCCAAAAGATTTCCAAGGGCAAAAATTATCGGTGTTGATGGTTCCCCTTCAATGCTCTCTATTGGGAGAAAAAGAATCGAAGAATATCATCTTTCCCATTCCATTCAACTTTTTGAAGGGGTAATTCCAACCTGGTCCTATCCAGCTCCTTTTGATGTTCTGCTTAGCAATAGCTTATTACATCATTTGCCAAGGCTAACATTAGTATGGCAAGCAATCAAAAAGTATGCTAAAAAAGGAGCTTTTATTTTTTTCGTAGATCTTATTCGGCCTGAATCAATAGAAAAAGCCAGACTGCTGACTGAAAGCTATGTCGGCAATGCTCCCTTTCTTTTAAAAAGAGACTTTTTTAATTCCCTACTTGCCTCTTTTACAATCGAGGAGATAAGTCAAGAAATCCAATCTAAAAATCTCTCCTTTACTGTGGAACAAATCTCAGATTTCCATTTTATGATTCATGGAATCTTTAATGGATAA
- a CDS encoding OsmC family protein, with translation MHPLPHHYKVVTSGGPFGNLIARGIDEDLPPIEINAPVQYGGPKNTWSPETLLPASLSSCLILTFDSVAEANHFRWHKIECQADGTLDRKDGVRYFVHFSLKTKLFVPPGTDKEKARRLLRKAEENCLITQSLKGAVELESEIIESQ, from the coding sequence ATGCATCCACTTCCCCATCACTATAAAGTTGTTACCTCTGGAGGTCCCTTTGGAAATCTTATTGCAAGAGGTATAGATGAAGATTTGCCGCCCATTGAAATCAACGCTCCTGTACAATATGGAGGACCTAAGAACACATGGTCACCGGAAACCCTCTTGCCTGCCTCATTATCCAGCTGTTTGATTTTAACATTCGATTCTGTTGCCGAAGCGAATCATTTTCGCTGGCATAAAATTGAATGTCAAGCTGACGGAACTCTCGATCGAAAAGATGGGGTAAGGTATTTTGTCCATTTTTCCCTGAAAACCAAACTTTTTGTCCCTCCAGGCACAGATAAAGAGAAAGCTCGAAGGTTATTGCGTAAAGCAGAAGAAAATTGCTTGATTACTCAATCTTTAAAAGGGGCTGTAGAATTAGAATCAGAAATTATCGAAAGTCAATAA
- the lysA gene encoding diaminopimelate decarboxylase, translating to MHHFYYRDSELYVEDVPVLSLVKEYGTPLYIYSAQTIIDHYTRFETLLEPLDHLICYAVKANSNLWILKLLANQGSGFDLVSGGELYRVLRAGGDPKKCTFAGVGKTRSEIEEALRVGIYSFIVESEEELLTIDAIAKKLSIQAPVAFRINPDVQAATHAKITTGSEVNKFGIAFSQVSELFDKCSKLDGVFLKGIQIHIGSQIQQVEPFLQAIQKVLPLVEKARQKYGAEFLDIGGGIGIVYEQAIESGREDWWKERKESLTLAQYVESILPLVKPLGMRLLVEPGRVLVGNAGILVSQVLYVKKGGAKKFIIVDAAMNDLVRPAFYDAYHQIIPLREQLDPRMEVVDVVGPVCESSDCFAIDRLLPKVQAGEYLAIFSTGAYGFSMASNYNSRLKPAEVMVSGKTVKLIRKRESYQDLVALEEELT from the coding sequence ATGCATCATTTTTATTATAGAGATTCTGAGTTGTATGTGGAAGATGTGCCAGTTTTAAGTCTTGTCAAAGAGTATGGAACCCCGCTTTATATCTATTCTGCTCAAACAATTATTGATCATTACACCAGATTTGAAACGCTATTGGAACCTCTTGATCATTTAATTTGTTATGCTGTCAAAGCCAATTCTAATCTTTGGATACTAAAATTGCTTGCTAACCAGGGAAGCGGGTTTGATCTTGTCAGTGGAGGTGAGCTCTATAGGGTTCTTCGTGCCGGAGGGGATCCGAAAAAATGCACCTTTGCTGGCGTTGGGAAAACCCGATCTGAAATTGAAGAAGCTCTGCGTGTGGGTATTTACAGTTTTATTGTAGAAAGTGAAGAAGAGCTTTTAACGATTGATGCCATTGCGAAGAAGCTGTCCATACAAGCTCCTGTAGCCTTTCGAATTAACCCTGACGTGCAAGCTGCTACCCATGCAAAAATTACTACGGGCAGTGAGGTCAATAAATTTGGAATTGCTTTTTCTCAAGTTTCGGAACTTTTTGACAAATGTTCCAAGCTTGATGGGGTTTTTCTTAAAGGCATTCAGATCCATATCGGTTCGCAAATACAACAGGTAGAGCCTTTTTTGCAGGCAATACAAAAAGTCCTTCCTCTTGTTGAAAAGGCAAGGCAAAAATATGGAGCGGAGTTTTTAGATATTGGGGGAGGCATTGGAATAGTATATGAACAAGCCATAGAAAGTGGTAGAGAAGATTGGTGGAAAGAAAGAAAAGAGTCTTTGACGCTGGCTCAATATGTTGAATCGATCCTTCCTTTAGTCAAACCGCTTGGCATGAGGCTCTTGGTTGAACCTGGAAGAGTTCTTGTTGGAAATGCAGGCATATTGGTCAGCCAAGTTCTTTATGTTAAAAAAGGGGGAGCTAAAAAGTTTATAATTGTTGATGCGGCAATGAATGATCTTGTCAGACCTGCTTTTTACGACGCGTATCATCAAATTATTCCACTAAGAGAACAGTTGGACCCGAGGATGGAAGTTGTCGATGTTGTGGGTCCGGTCTGCGAATCTTCTGATTGTTTTGCAATCGACAGACTTTTACCCAAAGTGCAGGCCGGAGAGTATCTTGCTATCTTCAGTACGGGTGCCTATGGTTTTTCCATGGCTTCTAATTATAATTCTAGACTCAAACCTGCAGAGGTGATGGTTTCAGGTAAGACAGTAAAATTAATTAGAAAACGAGAAAGCTACCAGGATCTCGTTGCCCTGGAAGAAGAGTTGACTTAA
- a CDS encoding septal ring lytic transglycosylase RlpA family protein, which produces MPTEVRLRGLASWYAEPGHVGRKLVKEHKFTAAHRSLPFGTYVEVHNLKNNRTVIVCIDDRGPFIKNRIIDLSKPAAEKLEMIHSGIVPVELKVIRYAAY; this is translated from the coding sequence ATGCCAACAGAGGTTAGGCTAAGAGGGCTGGCTTCTTGGTATGCGGAGCCTGGTCATGTGGGAAGAAAACTTGTAAAAGAACACAAGTTTACAGCTGCTCACAGGAGCTTGCCTTTTGGAACATATGTTGAAGTTCACAATTTAAAAAATAATCGAACAGTCATTGTTTGTATTGATGATCGGGGACCATTCATTAAAAACAGAATCATTGATTTGTCAAAGCCTGCAGCTGAAAAGCTAGAAATGATCCATTCGGGCATTGTTCCTGTGGAATTGAAAGTGATTCGATATGCTGCTTATTGA